One Hordeum vulgare subsp. vulgare chromosome 4H, MorexV3_pseudomolecules_assembly, whole genome shotgun sequence DNA window includes the following coding sequences:
- the LOC123446786 gene encoding pentatricopeptide repeat-containing protein ATP4 homolog, chloroplastic: MSSLPICPSSPSSFLSWPHRPISLSFQPRNHSSSASPAAAHVAVQDSPPPSDPGQNPKISSTARFLWVNPNSPRAAELARARAGSGRRARLAAAAAALAACEPADAPVAAALEAAFPEAPSEQDAAIVLNTAAGNPATAVLALRWFLENAEVRSKVILYNVVLKVLRKRRRWSETEALWDAMLRDGVQPDNTTFSTVISCARACGPPGKAVEWFEKMPETGCSPDMLTYSVMIDAYGRAGDAEMALRLYDRARSERCQLDPVICATVIKVHSTNSNFDGALNVFEEMKAVGVKPNLVVYNTVLDAMGRAMRPWVVKTIHREMVSQKVQPNRATYCCLLQAYTRARYGEDAMIVYRKMKDEVMDIDVVLYNMLLSMCADIGYVEEAEEIFRDMKSSMDTKCKPDSWTYSSMVTLYSCTGNVPGAEAILKEMAEAGFKPNIFILTSLIRCYGKAGCTDDVVRSFGMLEDLKITPDDRFCGCLLTVAADTPVEELGKVVECIDRSNAQLGTVVKLLVDRKASTESFKEAARGILSGVRGVVKMPYCNCLMDLCVNLGQMEKACALLDAALQLGIYSNVQTRTQTQWSLHLRGLSVGAALTTLHVWMNDLYTTLQSGEELPPLLGIHTGEGRNMYSDKGLASVFESHLKELDAPFHSAPDKAGWFLTTSVAAKHWLEAKKSSELVAV; this comes from the coding sequence ATGTCTTCCCTACCCATCTGCCCCTCGtccccttcctccttcctctcaTGGCCGCACCGCCCAATCTCGCTCTCCTTCCAGCCCAGGAaccactcctcctccgcctcgccgGCCGCCGCACATGTCGCCGTCCAGGACTCGCCGCCCCCCTCCGACCCGGGCCAgaaccccaagatttccagcactGCGAGGTTCCTCTGGGTGAACCCAAACAGCCCGCGCGCCGCGGAACTCGCCCGCGCGCGCGCCGGATCCGGCCGCCGGgcccgcctcgccgccgccgcggcaGCGCTCGCCGCGTGCGAGCCCGCCGACGCGCCCGTCGCCGCCGCGCTCGAGGCCGCCTTCCCCGAGGCCCCCTCCGAGCAGGACGCCGCCATCGTGCTCAACACGGCCGCCGGCAACCCGGCCACCGCCGTGCTCGCGCTGCGCTGGTTCCTGGAGAACGCGGAGGTCCGCAGCAAGGTCATCCTGTACAACGTCGTGCTCAAGGTGCTGCGCAAGCGGCGGCGCTGGAGCGAAACGGAGGCGCTCTGGGACGCGATGCTGCGGGACGGCGTGCAGCCGGACAACACCACCTTCTCCACCGTCATCAGCTGCGCGCGCGCCTGCGGCCCGCCCGGCAAGGCCGTGGAGTGGTTCGAGAAGATGCCGGAGACAGGGTGCTCGCCAGACATGCTCACGTACTCGGTCATGATCGACGCGTACGGCCGCGCCGGGGACGCCGAGATGGCGCTCCGCCTGTACGACCGTGCTCGGTCCGAGAGATGCCAGCTCGACCCTGTCATATGCGCCACGGTGATCAAGGTGCACTCCACCAACAGCAACTTCGACGGCGCGCTCAACGTGTTTGAGGAAATGAAGGCCGTCGGCGTGAAGCCAAACCTGGTCGTGTACAACACCGTGCTGGACGCCATGGGCCGTGCCATGCGGCCGTGGGTAGTGAAGACCATCCACAGAGAGATGGTCAGCCAGAAGGTGCAGCCCAACAGGGCAACCTACTGTTGTCTCCTGCAGGCATACACCAGGGCACGCTACGGTGAGGACGCGATGATCGTGTACCGGAAGATGAAGGACGAGGTGATGGACATCGACGTGGTGCTGTACAACATGCTCCTGTCAATGTGCGCCGATATCGGCTACGTAGAGGAGGCCGAGGAGATCTTCAGAgacatgaagtcgtccatggacaCCAAGTGCAAGCCTGATAGCTGGACCTACTCATCAATGGTGACGCTATATTCCTGCACTGGCAATGTCCCTGGTGCAGAGGCCATACTGAAGGAGATGGCAGAGGCAGGTTTCAAGCCCAACATCTTCATCCTCACGTCGCTCATCCGGTGCTACGGTAAAGCGGGATGCACCGACGACGTCGTCAGGTCATTCGGCATGCTAGAGGACCTCAAAATCACGCCCGACGACCGGTTCTGCGGCTGCCTTCTTACCGTGGCAGCAGATACGCCGGTGGAGGAACTCGGCAAGGTGGTTGAGTGCATCGACAGGAGCAACGCCCAGCTTGGCACCGTGGTGAAGCTCCTGGTGGACAGGAAAGCCTCCACTGAGTCCTTCAAGGAGGCAGCCAGGGGCATCCTGAGCGGCGTCCGTGGCGTGGTGAAGATGCCCTACTGCAACTGCTTGATGGACCTGTGCGTGAACCTGGGGCAGATGGAGAAAGCCTGCGCGCTCCTCGACGCCGCGCTGCAGCTCGGCATCTACAGCAATGTGCAGACGAGGACGCAGACGCAGTGGTCGCTGCACCTCAGAGGCCTCTCGGTCGGCGCCGCCCTGACCACGCTCCATGTCTGGATGAATGACCTGTACACGACGCTTCAGAGCGGCGAAGAGCTGCCGCCGCTGCTCGGAATCCACACAGGAGAGGGGAGGAACATGTACTCAGACAAAGGGCTGGCCTCCGTGTTCGAGTCGCATCTCAAGGAGCTCGACGCGCCCTTCCATAGCGCTCCCGACAAGGCCGGCTGGTTCCTGACGACGAGCGTTGCTGCCAAGCACTGGCTGGAGGCGAAGAAGTCGTCGGAGCTAGTCGCCGTGTAA
- the LOC123449306 gene encoding cysteine synthase 2 isoform X2 has protein sequence MDPHHRRGRPEDAAEGPRGGRRQHAPHPHQQPLRRHRILGKAEFLNPGGSVKDRVAVKIIEEALKSGNLVCGGVVTEGSAGSTAISLATVAPAYGCRCHVVIPDDAAVEKSQIIEALGATVERVRPVSITHRDHFVNIARRRALEANIASAQTEPNDIQTNGSAYHDTKALNSRQTNGSAHASSEVPDTGKCYPNSDSKGGFFADQFENMANYRAHYEWTGPEIWKQTKGTVHAFVAAAGTGGTIAGVSRYLKEMNRNVRCFLMDPPGSGLFNKVTRGVMYTKEEAEGKRLKNPFDTITEGIGINRVTANFMMAELDGAYRGTDREAVEMSRFLLRRDGLFVGSSSAMNCVGAVRVARDLGPGHTIVTILCDSGMRHLSKFFNDEYLANHGLTPTATGLEFLDQ, from the exons ATGGACCCGCACCACCGGCGCGGACGACCGGAGGACGCGGCGGAAGGGCCTCGTGGAGGCCGTCGGCAACACGCCCCTCATCCGCATCAACAGCCTCTCCGACGCCACCGG ATTCTGGGGAAGGCCGAATTTCTGAACCCGGGAGGCAGCGTGAAGGACCGCGTGGCGGTGAAGATCATCGAGGAG GCTCTGAAATCTGGGAATCTTGTCTGTGGTGGTGTAGTAACGGAAGGGAGTGCCGGCAGCACGGCTATTAGCTTGGCCACTGTTGCTCCTGCTTATGGCTGCAGGTGTCATGTTGTTATTCCTGATGATGCTGCCGTTGAGAAG TCTCAAATTATTGAAGCGCTTGGAGCTACTGTGGAACGAGTGCGTCCTGTTTCAATCACTCACAGAGACCATTTTGTCAATATTGCAAGAAGAAGGGCATTGGAAGCCAATATAGCATCAGCACAAACGGAACCTAATGACATACAAACTAACGGTTCAGCCTATCATGACACTAAAGCGCTGAACTCTAGACAGACTAACGGTTCAGCACATGCCAGTTCTGAAGTGCCTGACACTGGCAAATGTTACCCTAATTCTGATTCGAAGGGAGGTTTCTTTGCTGACCAGTTTGAAAATATGGCAAACTATCGAGCGCATTACGAATGGACTGGTCCTGAGATATGGAAGCAAACTAAAGGGACTGTCCACGCCTTTGTTGCTGCAGCTGGTACTGGCGGTACGATTGCTGGAGTTTCACGATATCTTAAG GAAATGAACAGAAATGTCCGATGCTTTTTAATGGATCCACCTGGATCTGGTCTGTTTAATAAGGTAACTAGAGGGGTTATGTACACAAAAGAGGAGGCTGAGGGCAAAAGGCTGAAAAACCCTTTTGACACTATTACTGAAGGAATTGGAATCAACAGGGTCACAGCAAATTTTATGATGGCAGAACTGGATGGCGCTTACCGGGGAACAGATAGAGAAGCTGTCGAGATGTCAAG ATTCCTGCTGAGAAGAGATGGACTATTTGTTGGGAGTTCTTCAGCCATGAATTGTGTTGGGGCTGTAAGAGTTGCCCGGGATTTAGGTCCAGGACATACAATTGTGACAATTCTCTGCGACAGTGGGATGAGGCATCTAAGTAAGTTCTTCAATGATGAATATCTGGCCAATCATGGGTTGACACCAACTGCTACTGGTCTGGAGTTTCTCGATCAGTGA
- the LOC123449306 gene encoding cysteine synthase 2 isoform X1 — MAAATAAGAAAAAASISLFAYYLLFGKSGSKFPWTRTTGADDRRTRRKGLVEAVGNTPLIRINSLSDATGCEILGKAEFLNPGGSVKDRVAVKIIEEALKSGNLVCGGVVTEGSAGSTAISLATVAPAYGCRCHVVIPDDAAVEKSQIIEALGATVERVRPVSITHRDHFVNIARRRALEANIASAQTEPNDIQTNGSAYHDTKALNSRQTNGSAHASSEVPDTGKCYPNSDSKGGFFADQFENMANYRAHYEWTGPEIWKQTKGTVHAFVAAAGTGGTIAGVSRYLKEMNRNVRCFLMDPPGSGLFNKVTRGVMYTKEEAEGKRLKNPFDTITEGIGINRVTANFMMAELDGAYRGTDREAVEMSRFLLRRDGLFVGSSSAMNCVGAVRVARDLGPGHTIVTILCDSGMRHLSKFFNDEYLANHGLTPTATGLEFLDQ; from the exons ATGGCGGCTGCGACGGCGGCAGGAGCAGCCGCTGCGGCCGCCTCCATATCCTTGTTTGCGTACTACCTCCTCTTCGGCAAGAGCGGCTCCAAGTTCCCATGGACCCGCACCACCGGCGCGGACGACCGGAGGACGCGGCGGAAGGGCCTCGTGGAGGCCGTCGGCAACACGCCCCTCATCCGCATCAACAGCCTCTCCGACGCCACCGGGTGCGAG ATTCTGGGGAAGGCCGAATTTCTGAACCCGGGAGGCAGCGTGAAGGACCGCGTGGCGGTGAAGATCATCGAGGAG GCTCTGAAATCTGGGAATCTTGTCTGTGGTGGTGTAGTAACGGAAGGGAGTGCCGGCAGCACGGCTATTAGCTTGGCCACTGTTGCTCCTGCTTATGGCTGCAGGTGTCATGTTGTTATTCCTGATGATGCTGCCGTTGAGAAG TCTCAAATTATTGAAGCGCTTGGAGCTACTGTGGAACGAGTGCGTCCTGTTTCAATCACTCACAGAGACCATTTTGTCAATATTGCAAGAAGAAGGGCATTGGAAGCCAATATAGCATCAGCACAAACGGAACCTAATGACATACAAACTAACGGTTCAGCCTATCATGACACTAAAGCGCTGAACTCTAGACAGACTAACGGTTCAGCACATGCCAGTTCTGAAGTGCCTGACACTGGCAAATGTTACCCTAATTCTGATTCGAAGGGAGGTTTCTTTGCTGACCAGTTTGAAAATATGGCAAACTATCGAGCGCATTACGAATGGACTGGTCCTGAGATATGGAAGCAAACTAAAGGGACTGTCCACGCCTTTGTTGCTGCAGCTGGTACTGGCGGTACGATTGCTGGAGTTTCACGATATCTTAAG GAAATGAACAGAAATGTCCGATGCTTTTTAATGGATCCACCTGGATCTGGTCTGTTTAATAAGGTAACTAGAGGGGTTATGTACACAAAAGAGGAGGCTGAGGGCAAAAGGCTGAAAAACCCTTTTGACACTATTACTGAAGGAATTGGAATCAACAGGGTCACAGCAAATTTTATGATGGCAGAACTGGATGGCGCTTACCGGGGAACAGATAGAGAAGCTGTCGAGATGTCAAG ATTCCTGCTGAGAAGAGATGGACTATTTGTTGGGAGTTCTTCAGCCATGAATTGTGTTGGGGCTGTAAGAGTTGCCCGGGATTTAGGTCCAGGACATACAATTGTGACAATTCTCTGCGACAGTGGGATGAGGCATCTAAGTAAGTTCTTCAATGATGAATATCTGGCCAATCATGGGTTGACACCAACTGCTACTGGTCTGGAGTTTCTCGATCAGTGA